One genomic region from Spirosoma sp. KCTC 42546 encodes:
- a CDS encoding AraC family transcriptional regulator: MQASESFFNLYKQNHKLSIRLISPTFGHLPPEIADQYGLTQRKPYYFFLFMREGRTQHGVDLQQFDINNNELLFILPHQIHRLPVTNKGTDYFKLGFDENCLALLPKQYPFLINPFNNQKIQFTSSAAARLNSIFDILLDLLSAVDTDPELILAHLNSLLTEINTAYFSTAKSPADDKLSQYIRFKLFVENNLTDHTTVHEIAKKLALNTNSLYSIVKHYSGLSPKEFITNRLILEAKRRLYYAESSIKELAYDLGFNDPDYFSRLFKKVTGQTIATFIQDLSGN, from the coding sequence ATGCAAGCCAGCGAATCGTTTTTTAATCTCTATAAACAAAACCACAAGCTCTCTATCCGGCTTATCTCGCCTACATTCGGCCATCTTCCTCCCGAAATCGCGGATCAATACGGCCTTACCCAACGAAAACCATACTACTTTTTCCTTTTTATGCGGGAAGGCCGCACTCAGCATGGCGTTGATCTCCAGCAATTCGATATAAATAACAACGAGCTCTTATTCATCCTGCCTCACCAAATCCACCGACTCCCGGTAACCAATAAAGGCACCGATTATTTCAAGCTGGGTTTTGATGAAAATTGTCTTGCTCTATTGCCCAAACAGTATCCCTTCCTCATTAATCCATTCAACAATCAAAAAATACAATTCACGTCATCGGCTGCTGCCCGGCTCAACTCTATCTTTGACATACTGCTCGACTTATTAAGCGCGGTGGATACCGATCCTGAGCTTATTCTGGCCCACCTCAATAGCCTGTTGACCGAAATCAATACCGCTTATTTTTCCACGGCCAAAAGTCCAGCAGACGACAAACTTTCCCAGTACATTCGTTTCAAACTGTTTGTAGAAAACAACCTCACCGATCATACCACCGTCCATGAAATTGCAAAAAAACTCGCCCTCAACACCAACAGTTTATACTCCATAGTTAAACACTACTCCGGCCTTTCTCCTAAAGAATTCATCACCAACCGGCTCATACTGGAAGCAAAACGTCGTCTCTACTATGCTGAAAGCTCTATCAAGGAGCTAGCCTACGACCTGGGTTTCAACGATCCTGACTACTTCTCACGTTTGTTTAAAAAAGTAACTGGCCAAACAATTGCCACCTTCATTCAGGATTTGTCCGGGAACTAA